The Paenibacillus mucilaginosus 3016 genome includes the window TGGTCACGCTCGGGGAACGGGACTGCTCGATCCAGCGCCGCAACCAGAAGGTAGTGGAGGAGAGTCCGGCGCCGAACTTCCCGGAGGAAGTGCGGGCGGCCATGCTGGGTGCCGCAGGACGCCTGGCCGCCGAAGTCGGCTACCGGAGTGCGGGGACCGTAGAATTCCTCTACGATCCCGAGACGTGCGAGTTCTATTTCCTCGAAGTGAATACGCGTCTGCAGGTGGAGCATGGGGTCACGGAAGAAGTGCTCGGGATCGACCTCGTGGAGTGGATGGTGCGCGAGGCGGCAGACGAGCTGACAGGGCTGCAGGCGCTCGTTCCCGAGCCGCAGGGCCACAGCATCCAGGCGCGGATCTATGCGGAGGACTGCCTGCATGATTTTCGTCCCAGTGCGGGGCAGCTCGATCGCGCGGTCTTCCCGGAAGGGGCGCGGGTCGAGACCTGGGTGCGGGATGGGCTCACTGTCACGACGCTGTACGATCCGATGCTGGCCAAAATCATCGTGCATGCGGCCACGCGGGAAGAGGCGCTGGCTAAGCTGGCGGCTGCACTGGAGGAGGCGCGGCTGTACGGCCTGACGACGAACCTGCAGTACCTGCAGGCACTGCTGCAGGAGCCGGACTGCCGCGAAGGCCGCGTGTTCACGCGCATGCTGAACGGCTTCGCGCCCGAGGAGCGGGCGGTCGAGGTGCTTGACGGCGGCGTCCAGACGACGGTGCAGGACTATCCGGGCCGGACGGGGCACTGGGATGTCGGCGTGCCGCCGTGCGGGCCGATGGACCCGCTCTCGTTCCGCATCGGCAACAAGCTGCTTGGCAATCCGGATGACGCTAGCGGATTGGAGCTGACCCTGCGCGGAGGCTCCTACACCTTCCGCAGTGAGGTGTGGTTCTGCATCACCGGGGCGGATATGGAGGCGAAGCTGGACGATAAGCATGTGCCACGCTATCAGGCCGTATGCGCCGGGCGGGGCCAGGTGCTGAGCTTCGGTGAAGCTAAGGAGGGTATGCGGGCTTATCTGCTTGTCGCCGGCGGCTTCGACATGCCGAAGGTGCTTGGCAGCAGCGCGACCTTCACGCTGGGCGGCTTCGGCGGCCACGGCGGCCGGGCCCTCCGCGCGGGCGATGTGCTCGGCGTGAACGCCTCGGCGGTGCCGGCCGTGCCTGAAGGGCTGCCGCCCGTGCAGCAGCCGCAGCTCTCCCGGGAGTGGACGATCGGCGTTGTTCCGGGGCCGCACTGCACGGAGGAATTTCTGCGGCCGGAGTACCTGCCGCAGCTCACCTCCACTTCGTGGGAAGTGCATTTCAATTCCTCGCGAACGGGGGTGCGGCTCATCGGACCGGCGCCGCTCTGGACGCGGGAGGACGGGGGAGAGGCGGGGCTGCACCCCTCCAATATCCACGACAACGCGTACGCGGTCGGCACGCTGGATCTCACCGGCGACATGCCGATTCTCCTCGGACCTGACGGTCCGAGTCTCGGCGGCTTTGTCTGCCCGGTGACGACGGCTTCGGCCGAGTTCTGGAAGATCGGCCAGCTGCATGCCGGCGACAAGGTCCGCTTCCGGCTGCTGACGCTGGAGGAAGCGGAGGCGCTGCGCGAGGCGCAGGAAGAAGATTTGGCGTCCATCGGAGCCGGTGAGCGCATCGGGCGGGCTCCCGCAGTACTGCCGGAGCCGGTGGAGTTCGCCCCTTCTTATCCGGTGCTCATCCGGCAGGAAGAGGGGCGGATATTCCCGATCACCATCCGCTGCAGCGGAGACCGGAATCTGCTCGTGGAGTACGGTGCCTTGGAGCTGGACCTGCTGCTGCGATTCCAGGTGCATGCCCTGATGCAGGCGATCCGTGATGATGGCGGCATTCCGGTGCTCGATCTGACACCGGGCATCCGCTCGCTGCAGGTGCACATCGACCCTTCGCAGATGACGGTGAGGGAGGCGGCGCGCCGCATTCTTGCCATTGACGCTGCCCTGCCGCCGCTCGAATCGATCCGGGTGCCGTCGCGGATCGTGCGCCTGCCGCTGTCGTGGGATGACCCGGCGACGCGGCTGGCCATTGAGCGCTACCAGCAGAACGTGCGTCCGGATGCGCCTTGGTGCCCGAGCAACCTGGAGTTCATCCGCCGGGTGAACGGGCTGGATTCCATCGAAGAGGTGCAGCGGATCGTGTTCGATGCGAACTATCTTGTCCTCGGTCTCGGCGACGTGTATCTCGGGGCGCCGGTGGCGACGCCGACCGATCCGCGCCACCGCCTCGTGACGACGAAGTACAATCCGGCCCGGACCTGGACGCCGGAGAATGCGGTGGGGATCGGCGGAGCGTACATGTGCGTCTACGGGATGGAGGGGCCGGGAGGCTACCAGTTCGTCGGCCGCACGATCCAGATGTGGAACAAGCTGCGGGAGACGGAGAGCTTCAAGCCCGGCCATCCTTGGCTGCTGCGCTTCTTCGACCAGATCCGCTTCTACCCGGTGGAGGCTGACGAACTGCTGCGGCTGCGGGAAGACTTCCTGCGCGGACGCTATGAGGCGGACATTACGGAGACGACCTTCGACCTGGGTGAGTACCTCACGTTCCTCGACTCGATCAAGGAGAGTGCCGATGTCTTCCGTGCGGGCCAGCAGGCGGCCTTCCAGGCGGAGCGTGAGAGCTGGAAGAGGCTGGGGCTTGCGGAATACGTGTCCGAGCACGAAGTGGCGGAGCCGCAGGAGGAAGAGGTGCTTCCTCCCGGTGCCGTAGGGGTGCGCTGCATGATGCCGGGCAGTGTGTGGAAGGTGCTGGTCGAACCGGGCCAGTATGTGAAGAAAGGTGACGTCATTATCATCGAGGAGAGTATGAAAATGGAATTCCCGCAGCAGGCTCCGTGCGACGGTTATGTGCTGTCCGTCTATGTGAGTCCGGGGGATGAAGTCCACGCGGGCCAGCTGATTGCGGGACTGCAAACCGAACTGGAAAGCGAGGGGGGTGCCTGATGGCACATCTGGAGATACCTGAGGTGCTGACGGCGGCTTGGCTGCGGGAAAAATACAGGGCCCGCGAGCTGACGCCGGAGTCGGTGATCGCGGAGGTGTTGAAGCGCTCGGCAGCGGATGCCCTGATGAACATCTGGATCACGCCGCCGGCCCTTGAGACTCTTCGTCCCTATCTTGAACGTCTTGCGGAGCTGGATCCGGAGCTCTATCCGCTGTGGGGCATCCCCTTCGCGGTGAAGGACAACATCGACGTAGCGGGCGTGCCGACGACGGCAGCCTGCGCCGAATTCGCTTACACGCCGGACGCGCATGCCGCTGTTGTCGAGCGGCTCGTGGCCGCGGGGGCCATCCCGCTTGGCAAGACGAACCTCGACCAGTTCGCGACAGGCCTGGTCGGCACGCGCAGCCCTTACGGCGAGACGCGCAACGCGCTGCGCCCCGAGCTCATCAGCGGCGGCTCCTCGTCCGGCTCGGCGGTGGCTGTGGCACGCGGGCAGGCTGTCTTCGCGCTTGGCACGGACACGGCAGGCTCGGGCCGCGTGCCGGCCGCGCTGCACGGCCTCGTCGGCTGGAAGCCGAGTCTCGGGGCCTGGCCGACGCTGGGCGTCGTGCCGGCCTGCGCCAGCCTCGACTGCGTGACCGTATTCGCGCACAGCCTGGATGACGCGCTGCTCGTGGACCGCGCGGTGCGCGGCGTCCATGACGCGGACCCGTGGTCCCGCGAGCTGCCTGATCCGCTGCCGAAGCTTCCTGCGAGGCTGCTCCTGCCGAAGGGTGAGCTCGGCTTCTACGGCCCCTTCGCGGAGGGCTACCGCGCAGCTTGGGGGGGCAGCACGGGAGCGGGCGCTCTCGCTGGGTCTGGTGGTGGAAGAGGTCGAGACGGAGCTCTTCGCCCAAGCGGCGGCGATCCTCTACGAAGGGCCTTGGGTGGCCGAGCGCTGGGCGGACCTTGGGGGCTTCGTGGAGTCCCATCCGGGAGCGGCCTTCCCGGTGACGGAGAAGATTCTGCGGACAGGGGCTTCCGCCGAGTATGACGCCGCTTCCGTGTTCCGGGCCATGCACCGGCTCCAGTCTTATAAGCTGGAAGCTCGGCGGCTGCTGCAGGATGCGGTGCTCCTCATGCCGACGGCCGGAGGTACCTGGACCCGTGACGCAGTCCGGGAGGATCCGGTAGGTGCCAACCGCGACATGGGGCGCTACACGAACCACTGCAACCTGCTCGATCTGTGCGCGATCGCTGTTCCGGCCGGAGAAGCCGAGGAGCGGACGCCGTTCGGTGTGACGCTTTTCGCGCTCGCGGAGAATGAAGGGCTGATCGGGGCGGCGGCTGAGGCTTTCCTGGCCGGTAGTGCGGGCGGGGAACGGGATGCTGCTCGCGATGCTGCGTCGTCTGCGGCCGGCACTGCAGCGTCAACCGGTGAGCCGCGCCCGGGAACGACGCTGGTGGCCGTCTGCGGCCTCCACATGCGGGGCTTCCCGCTGGAGAAGCAGATGCTGGAGTGCGGCGCGGTCTTCATCCGTGAGGCGCTGAGTGCGCCGAAGTATCAGCTTGTGAAGTTGCCGACCGTACCGGCGAAGCCGGGGATGATCAAGCGGCCGGCGGGCGGGGCTGCCATTCAGTTGGAGGTTTGGGAGATGCCGCTGGTGTCGTTCGGTTCCTTCACAGCCGGGATTCCCGCGCCGCTCGGCATTGGCAAGGTGGAGCTGGAGGACGGGACCGAGGTGCCGGGCTTCGTGTGCGAGGCTTATGCCGCAGCGGATGCCGAGGATATCACAGCCTCAGGCGGATGGCGTTTTGTGACTGCAGCGGGCTGAGCCGGTTTGTTTTGGAGGACCGGCGGACCACCCTGCGAAAAGGAATACAGAGCTTCAATGGGTAGAATGGCGGGATGCGGATCAACGAGTCTGCATCCTGGAATGCCTCCGGCTGCGGCGGGAGGCTTTTTGAACGATCAGAAAGGATATCTCGCTTTAGCTCGATTCGGCAATCGGATATTTTTATCAATGTGCATGGTCTTTGATGGACGGCGATGCCGTTTATCCTGGCTGCGGCGTATGGGTTTCGGGTCTCTTTGGCTTGGGATGTAGGGACGCGGCTATTTTATGAAGAAAGGCAGAGGCGTTGTTCTTCTCTGCTGTCTGTTTGCGTTCGGACTCTCTGCCGCTGCCTTGCGAGCGGTGCGCCGGGGCGGTGCCTTTTGTGCCGAAACTTGCTACAATAAGGGCAAGGAAGCCGCGGCACGGGCGGCGGCAGGAGACAGAAGGAGAATGATTCGCAGATGAACAGCACCCCGCAGGATAGAGCAGTATTGGAAGAGCAGGCACGCCGGACCTTGGCATTGAACCCGGATGTCGTATTCGGCGAAGTGATGACGATGGAGATTGCGCCGGAGGACGCGCCGTTATGGCTCCGCTTCACCTCGGAATGGGGAGGGGCGCTCTACCTCCTTGACGAGACGAATGCCAAGCGGCATGAGAGAGGCATGATCGGCGACGAGGCTTTCGAGTATAACCGGCGGACGTACCGGCTCGGTTTGATTACGCTGAGCGGTCTCTATGACCGTCTTAAGGGATGGCAGGAAGGGGAGGGGAAGGTGCGTCCGTTTGCCTTTGCGATGAACAGCCTGGACTGCTATTTCGTGCCGGCCTACCTGGCCGATTACAGCCGGGTGCACGAGGCGGGCAAGGAGGTCTGCGATGCGTTCATCGCGGAAGTCATGCACAGGCTGGACGGCGGTGACGAGGTGCGTAAGGAATTCGAGGCGCTCGACGTGCTGGTGGGCGAGTATGTCCGCGGCATTCATCTGTATGCCCGGGGCCAATGACGGTTCGGTCGGAAGGCAGGTATGCGGGTTTGCAGGCAGGTACGCTCCCGTTGGATGAGTCTGAACGGTTGTCCCATTAGTAGAGTATCCCTTTGGTAAAGGGGTGCTCTTTCTTTTGTTTGGGCCGTGGAGACGGGGGGCAGGTATGCAGGCAGGCGCGGCTCTCCTTTGGATGAGCTTGAACGGTTGTCCCATTAGTAGAGTATCCCTTTGGTAAAGGGATGCTCTTTTTTTGTTGGGCCGTGGAGACGGGAGGGGACACGTTCGTTGGAGTGAACTAATATAACACAAGTTCGCGATTTTTAGGATGAAGATGGGACTAATGGGTATTAGATTTTTGATTAAGAAATCGCTTACCATCGTTATAAACGAATTATAAATGGTCTTAAACTGTTAAATGTTCGCTTTTAATAATTCTTTTATATTTATAGGCTAAATTTTAATCCGACAGTATTGAAAAAAGTGAACAATTCCATTAGAGTAAAGGGTAATTATTTCTGTAATGTTTTCTGACATAAATAAATGGCTTGTCCACAAAGCTAGGAATTACATGACATGAAGTGTAATAAATCATCTGCAAAGGGGATTCGATTCATGAAACAGCGACGCCCGGCCTTGGCTTTAGGATTGTCCACGCTCGCCATGGCTTCTTCCTTTATGGTGTGGAATGTATTCTCGCCGATCGCAGGCTCCCTGCGGGAGGCGTTCGGTCTTACCGCTCTGCAGCAGAGTGTGCTCGTTGCAGCGCCCGTGCTGCTCGGATCGGTCATGCGCTTTCCGATGGGCATCTTCACGGACCGCTTCGGCGGGCGCAGGGTGTTCACGTCGCTGCTTCTGTTTCTGGTGCTGCCGCTGCTGCTCACTCCTTTCGTTTCCTCTTATGCGACGCTTCTGCTCTCCGCTTTTCTCCTGGGGATGGCGGGCACGGCTTTCTCCGTCTCGATGACCTATGTCTCGAAGTGGTATCCGCCGCAGAAGCAGGGCCTGGTGCTGGGTCTTGCGGGTCTTGGCAACCTGGGCGTGGCGATGTCGAGCTTCCTCGTTCCGCTCGTCTACAGGCAGTACGGACTGCCCGGCGTGTTCTACGGTCTGGCCGGATTGATTCTCGTCACCGCCGCTCTCTTCCGCTGGGGAGCCGGGGAACTCCCGCTTCCGGAGAAGAAACAGACGGTGCAGGAGTCTCTGAAGGTGCTGCGGTTCCGCTCGACGTGGCTGCTGTCCTTGTTTTATTTTCTGACCTTCGGCGGATTCGTGGCTTTCAGCGTGTACCTTCCGACCTTGCTCAAGGAGCTGTTCGGCATGGCGGCGGCGGATGCGGGACTTGCAACGGCAGGCTTTGTAGCGGCAGCGACGTTCATCCGGCCGCTCGGGGGATACCTGGCCGACCGGATCGGTTCGCGGCAGGTGCTGCTGGGCGTGTTCATAGGGATAGCGGGAGCCGCGCTGCTGCTGGCTTTCTCGCTCAAGGACTTCCGGATCTTCGCGGCAGGCTGTCTGCTGGCCGGCCTGTGCTTCGGACTCGGGAACGGTGCGGTGTTCAAAATGGTGCCGGAGATCGCTCCCGGACATACCGGGGCGGTGACCGGGGTGGTGGGAGCCGCGGGCGGTGTAGGCGGATTTTTCCCTCCGATTGTGCTTGGGCTGCTGCGGGACAGCGGCGGGACCTATATGCCGGGCTTCGTTCTGCTGGCGCTGTTCGCATGTATCTGTCTATGGTTGAACGGGGCAGGACGCCGGATGAAGGAGCGCGAGCCTGCGAAGGTATCGGCGGCTTGAAGCGTGAGGGTTCAACGCGTTAGTACGGGTGTGACGTAAAGAAACCTGACCTATAGATAGAAGAACGGATAAGAGATGGATCAACGGGAGGCGATGAAGATGAGTAAACCCAGAATTGTGCTTGTCGGCGGCGGGATGGCAGGCGTGCGCTGTCTTGAAGAGATTCTGAAGCTGGCGCCGGGACGCTTTGATATGACGGTGATCGGCAGCGAGATTCACCCGAACTACAACCGGATTCTGCTCTCCAAGGTGCTGCAGGGCGATACGCGGGTGGAGGACATTACCTTGAACAGCCGGGAGTGGTTCGAGGCCAATGGCATCCGGCTCATCACGGGGGAGACCGTGGTCCAGGCGGATACGAAGCGGCGCCGCATCCTGACCGACAAAGGCCGGACGGCGGAGTACGATTATCTCATCCTCGCGACAGGTTCCCTGCCCTTCATGCTCCCGATTCCGGGGGCGGCGAAGCAGGGGGTGACGGCCTTCCGGGATATCGAAGACTGCCGGCGCATGATCGAGGCGGCGAAGACGTGCCGCAAGGCGGTTGTCATCGGCGGCGGTCTGCTCGGGCTGGAAGCGGCCCGCGGACTGCTTAATCTCGGGATGGAGGTCGATGTGGTCCACCTCAATCCGTATCTGATGGAGCGGCAGCTCGACCCTACGGCATCCCGGATGCTGAAGAAAGAGCTGGAAGGACAGGGCATGCGGTTCCTGCTCGAGAAGTCGTCCCAGGAGATTCTCGGCAGCGAGCGTGTGACGGGCTTGAAGTTCACGGACGGCACCCAGACGGCGGCCGACCTGATCGTTATGGCGGTTGGTGTGAGACCGAACGTGGGCTTGGCCAAAGACAGCGGTATTGAGACGGGACGCGGAATTCTCGTCAACGACTATATGGAGACCGGCACGCCGGGCGTCTATGCGGTCGGCGAATGCGCGGAGCACCGCGGCATCGTGTACGGGCTCGTGGCCCCGCTGTACGAGCAGGGCAAGGGTGCTGGCGCAGCGGATCTGCGGCACCGCTTCGGAGGAGGAGGGGTACCAGGGCTCAATTCTGGCGACCCAGCTGAAGGTGTCCGGCGTCGAGGTGTTCTCGGCCGGGGACATCGCCGATACGGACGAAACGGAGTCTCTGCAGCACTATGACGGCATCCGGGGCGTGTACCGCAAAATCTGGGTGCGCGGACGGCGGATCACCGGTGCGGTGCTCTATGGGGATGCCAGTGAAGGCACAAAGCTGCTTGGGTATATCAAGCAGGGGGCGGATGTGTCCGTCCTTGAGGAGAAGCCGGCCGGAGCTGCGGAAGGCGCACAGGATGCCTATCTCTGCGCGATGGCGGACAGCGAGACGGTCTGCTCCTGCAACGGGGTGACCAAGGGCAGCATCGTCCGGGCGGTGCGTGAGCAGGGGCTCGAGACCTTCGAGGAGGTCCGCAGCTGTACGAAGGCATCCAGCTCCTGCGGGGGCTGCAAGCCGCTCGTCTCAGCGCTGCTGGCCTACACCCTGGCGAATGCGGAAGGGCCCGGGGCCGAGGCGGAGCCGGTCTGCGGCTGCACGGATCTGAGCCGGGAAGCGCTGCGCGAAGCGGTTACGGCGCAGACCTGGACGTCGGCTGCCGAGGCGATGCAGGCGCTCGGCTGGCGGACGCCGGACGGCTGCGCGGACTGCCGCCCGGCCGTACGCTACTACGCGGGGCTCGGGCAGCCGGCTGCAGCCGAAGTGCCTGCCGCCGGCAGGCTGGCGGACGGCACCTATGCCGTCATCCCTCGCCTCTACGGCGGGCAGGCCGGTGCCAAGGAGCTGCGGCGCATTGCGGAGGCGATGGAACGCCACGGCATCCCGCGCGCCAAGCTCTCCGGCGACGGGCAGCTTCAGCTGCTGGGCGTTCCGGCGGCGAAGGTGCGCGAGGTGGCCTCGGACCTGAAGCTGCCGACGGTCGTATCCGCGTCGGGCCTGGCGGTAGGCTCCGTCACCTCCTGCACCGGCCTCGGGCATGACCCGTCCGCGATGCAGGACTCGGCGGGCATGGCCGCGGGGCTCGAGGAGGCGGTGGAAGGGCTGCAGCTGCCGGCCAGGGTGCGTATTGCCGTATCCGGCAGCCCGCTGCACCGGGCCGAGACGCTGACCCGGGATCTCGGCCTCGCCGGCACGCCGGATGGCTGGGAGATCTATGTCGGGGGCAGCGCGCAGGCGCAGGTGAAGGGCGGCCAGCTGCTCTGCACGGAGAGCAGCGGGGAGCGGGCGGTGGAGATCGCCGCCGCTTTCCTGCAGTGGTACCGCGAAGAGGCTTACTATGGCGAGACAGCCGGGGAGTGGGTCGACCGGGTCGGTCTGCTGCCGCTGAGGGAAGGCCTCTTCCATCCGGAGCGCCGCGGGGAGCTGGTCCAGCGGCTGCTCGAAGAGCGGCTGCGGGCCGCAGCCGCGGAAGCACGGCATTCGAATAAGCGGAATGAAGCCGCAGTAGGCAGGTGATCGGAATGAAACCCATCGGACCGGTATTGGAAGCGGGGAGGAGCACATCTCCCCTGGTCATGGATACGCAGTGCCCTTTCTGCAGCGTGCAGTGCAAGATGCGGATCACTGGGGAATTCGACGGCAAACGGATGAATTATACGGTCGAGGGGCAGCCCAATGCGGCTTCGGAGGGACGGCTCTGCGTCAAAGGGATGAATGCCTACCAGCATGCCTTGAGCAGCGAGCGGATTCTCCATCCGATGCGCCGTCTGCCGGACGGCACCTTCGAGCGCATAACCTGGAAAGAGGCGTACCAGGAGATCGCCCGCCGTTTTTACGAGATTCAGCGCGGTTTCGGCAGCGATGCCGTCGGAGTGTACGGCGGCGGGTCCCTGACGAACGAGTCCGCCTACCTGCTGGGCAAGTTCGCCCGGGTCGCCCTGCGGACGAAGTATATCGATTATAACGGCCGGTTCTGTATGTCGGCGGCGGCCTCGGCGGGGAACAAGGCGCTCGGCATGGACCGGGGGCTGACGAATCCGCTCTCCGACATCCCGCTGGCGAAGTGCATCATCCTGGCCGGCACCAACATTGCCGAATGCCAGCCGACCCTGATGCCTTACTTCACGAGAGCGAAGGAGCAGGGGGCGTTCATTATCGCCATCGATCCGCGGGAAACGGCAACGACGCAGATGGCCGATCTTCACCTGCAGGTGAAGCCGGGCATGGATGCCGCACTGGCCAACGGGCTGCTCAAAGTCATCCTGGACGAGGGCTTGACCGACCCGGCATTCGTAGAGGGCCGCACGCGCGGCTTCACGGAGCTGGCGGCGCATCTGGAAGCCATGGATCTCGGCGTCATCGCTGGGATGACCGGCGTTCCGGCGGAGCTTATCCGCCGTGCC containing:
- the uca gene encoding urea carboxylase, coding for MFSKVLIANRGAIAVRIERTLRRLGIASVAVYTQADQDSLHVDGADEAVYIGEGAAKDSYLNTELILETAIRTGAQAIHPGYGFLSENADFARACRERGIAFIGPTPEQMEAFGLKHSAREIAGRAGVPMLPGTELITELGEALVQAAAIGYPVILKSTAGGGGIGMRVCADEEALRSAYDGVRHLAETNFKNGDLFLEKYIAKARHVEVQIFGNAFGEVVTLGERDCSIQRRNQKVVEESPAPNFPEEVRAAMLGAAGRLAAEVGYRSAGTVEFLYDPETCEFYFLEVNTRLQVEHGVTEEVLGIDLVEWMVREAADELTGLQALVPEPQGHSIQARIYAEDCLHDFRPSAGQLDRAVFPEGARVETWVRDGLTVTTLYDPMLAKIIVHAATREEALAKLAAALEEARLYGLTTNLQYLQALLQEPDCREGRVFTRMLNGFAPEERAVEVLDGGVQTTVQDYPGRTGHWDVGVPPCGPMDPLSFRIGNKLLGNPDDASGLELTLRGGSYTFRSEVWFCITGADMEAKLDDKHVPRYQAVCAGRGQVLSFGEAKEGMRAYLLVAGGFDMPKVLGSSATFTLGGFGGHGGRALRAGDVLGVNASAVPAVPEGLPPVQQPQLSREWTIGVVPGPHCTEEFLRPEYLPQLTSTSWEVHFNSSRTGVRLIGPAPLWTREDGGEAGLHPSNIHDNAYAVGTLDLTGDMPILLGPDGPSLGGFVCPVTTASAEFWKIGQLHAGDKVRFRLLTLEEAEALREAQEEDLASIGAGERIGRAPAVLPEPVEFAPSYPVLIRQEEGRIFPITIRCSGDRNLLVEYGALELDLLLRFQVHALMQAIRDDGGIPVLDLTPGIRSLQVHIDPSQMTVREAARRILAIDAALPPLESIRVPSRIVRLPLSWDDPATRLAIERYQQNVRPDAPWCPSNLEFIRRVNGLDSIEEVQRIVFDANYLVLGLGDVYLGAPVATPTDPRHRLVTTKYNPARTWTPENAVGIGGAYMCVYGMEGPGGYQFVGRTIQMWNKLRETESFKPGHPWLLRFFDQIRFYPVEADELLRLREDFLRGRYEADITETTFDLGEYLTFLDSIKESADVFRAGQQAAFQAERESWKRLGLAEYVSEHEVAEPQEEEVLPPGAVGVRCMMPGSVWKVLVEPGQYVKKGDVIIIEESMKMEFPQQAPCDGYVLSVYVSPGDEVHAGQLIAGLQTELESEGGA
- a CDS encoding MFS transporter, whose translation is MKQRRPALALGLSTLAMASSFMVWNVFSPIAGSLREAFGLTALQQSVLVAAPVLLGSVMRFPMGIFTDRFGGRRVFTSLLLFLVLPLLLTPFVSSYATLLLSAFLLGMAGTAFSVSMTYVSKWYPPQKQGLVLGLAGLGNLGVAMSSFLVPLVYRQYGLPGVFYGLAGLILVTAALFRWGAGELPLPEKKQTVQESLKVLRFRSTWLLSLFYFLTFGGFVAFSVYLPTLLKELFGMAAADAGLATAGFVAAATFIRPLGGYLADRIGSRQVLLGVFIGIAGAALLLAFSLKDFRIFAAGCLLAGLCFGLGNGAVFKMVPEIAPGHTGAVTGVVGAAGGVGGFFPPIVLGLLRDSGGTYMPGFVLLALFACICLWLNGAGRRMKEREPAKVSAA
- a CDS encoding FAD-dependent oxidoreductase; this translates as MSKPRIVLVGGGMAGVRCLEEILKLAPGRFDMTVIGSEIHPNYNRILLSKVLQGDTRVEDITLNSREWFEANGIRLITGETVVQADTKRRRILTDKGRTAEYDYLILATGSLPFMLPIPGAAKQGVTAFRDIEDCRRMIEAAKTCRKAVVIGGGLLGLEAARGLLNLGMEVDVVHLNPYLMERQLDPTASRMLKKELEGQGMRFLLEKSSQEILGSERVTGLKFTDGTQTAADLIVMAVGVRPNVGLAKDSGIETGRGILVNDYMETGTPGVYAVGECAEHRGIVYGLVAPLYEQGKGAGAADLRHRFGGGGVPGLNSGDPAEGVRRRGVLGRGHRRYGRNGVSAAL
- a CDS encoding (2Fe-2S)-binding protein gives rise to the protein MFSAGDIADTDETESLQHYDGIRGVYRKIWVRGRRITGAVLYGDASEGTKLLGYIKQGADVSVLEEKPAGAAEGAQDAYLCAMADSETVCSCNGVTKGSIVRAVREQGLETFEEVRSCTKASSSCGGCKPLVSALLAYTLANAEGPGAEAEPVCGCTDLSREALREAVTAQTWTSAAEAMQALGWRTPDGCADCRPAVRYYAGLGQPAAAEVPAAGRLADGTYAVIPRLYGGQAGAKELRRIAEAMERHGIPRAKLSGDGQLQLLGVPAAKVREVASDLKLPTVVSASGLAVGSVTSCTGLGHDPSAMQDSAGMAAGLEEAVEGLQLPARVRIAVSGSPLHRAETLTRDLGLAGTPDGWEIYVGGSAQAQVKGGQLLCTESSGERAVEIAAAFLQWYREEAYYGETAGEWVDRVGLLPLREGLFHPERRGELVQRLLEERLRAAAAEARHSNKRNEAAVGR